The Shewanella mesophila genome contains the following window.
ATTTAACGGCGGCGTATAAGATGTTTGATCTTGTTCAGCAGCGCCGTTATGACCGTTTCGCTTACGCGCTATCTTTGCTCGATAAAGAGATCGACTTCACTGTTGCAGGCGATAGCTATCAATATGATCGCGATGATGCCGCTTGGCCAAAAGATGAAGCCGAGGTGAATGAGCTTTGGCGTCAACGGGTCAAATATGATGCGTTAAACCTTAAGTTGACGGGCAAAAATTGGGATGAAATAGTTAAGGTGCTTGAGAAGCGCTACAACAATGCCATCAAACGCTTGAGCCAAACTAAGAGCGAAGATGTGTTCCAGGGCGTGATGAATGCATTTTCTCGCACGGTAGAGCCCCATACAAGTTATCTCTCTCCTCGCAACGCTGAGCGTTTCCAAATGGAAATGAACCTCAGTCTTGAAGGCATTGGCGCTGTGTTGCAGATGGACGACGACTATACCGTGATTAAGAGTCTGGTTGCCGGTGGTCCCGCAGCAGGTAGCGAAAAGCTTGCGCCAGAAGATCGCATTGTCGGTGTTGGCCAAGAAGGCGAAGAGATCGTCGATGTCATTGGCTGGCGACTTGACGATGTTGTAGAGCTAATCAAAGGACCTAAAGGCAGTAAGGTTGTATTGCAGATTTTACCTAAGAAAGGGGGATCTTCAGCTAAGCCAACGAATGTGACCATAGTTCGAGATAAGATCCGTCTTGAAGACCGCGCAGCTACATCAGAAGTGATTGAACCTAAAACCGGAGATTATGCTGGACGTAAAGTCGGCGTGATCAAGGTGCCAGGTTTCTATATGAACCTTTCTCAAGATGTTTCAAAAGAGTTAGCAAAACTCAACGAAGCAAAAGTTGAAGGTGTCGTGATCGATCTTCGTGGTAATGGTGGCGGTGCATTAACTGAAGCGACACTACTAACGGGGTTATTTATCGAACAAGGCCCTGTGGTTCAAATTCGTGATGCTAATGGCAAGGTATCTCAAAACAGAGATAATGATGGCCGAGTATCTTATGCTGGTCCATTAACGGTAATGGTTGACCGTTATAGTGCGTCTGCTTCTGAGATCTTCGCTGCAGCTCTTCAGGATTATGACCGTGCCCT
Protein-coding sequences here:
- the prc gene encoding carboxy terminal-processing peptidase encodes the protein MRKLTLAVSIASIFVGFSAWALTPTIPSSELPSLTQEPQHKVASKRVTGLFTRAHYHRFDLDDAFSQQVFDRYLKQLDYRRNVLLQSDIDGFKVYSTQFDDMLKSGDLTAAYKMFDLVQQRRYDRFAYALSLLDKEIDFTVAGDSYQYDRDDAAWPKDEAEVNELWRQRVKYDALNLKLTGKNWDEIVKVLEKRYNNAIKRLSQTKSEDVFQGVMNAFSRTVEPHTSYLSPRNAERFQMEMNLSLEGIGAVLQMDDDYTVIKSLVAGGPAAGSEKLAPEDRIVGVGQEGEEIVDVIGWRLDDVVELIKGPKGSKVVLQILPKKGGSSAKPTNVTIVRDKIRLEDRAATSEVIEPKTGDYAGRKVGVIKVPGFYMNLSQDVSKELAKLNEAKVEGVVIDLRGNGGGALTEATLLTGLFIEQGPVVQIRDANGKVSQNRDNDGRVSYAGPLTVMVDRYSASASEIFAAALQDYDRALIVGESTFGKGTVQQHKSLGRIYDMYDKPIGHVQYTIAKFYRINGGSTQLKGVTPDIPFPSALEPGEYGEAEEDNALPWDKVPVAQYGTLGDINPNLITNLDKRHQQRVKKDVEFGYIYQDIAEFKKSHKEKSVSLVEKERIEERETNDDKQLARLNERRAVDGLAPLATLDGAEVDAKAPDAFLDETVYITLDMVDMDKMAKTQVN